In Brachypodium distachyon strain Bd21 chromosome 2, Brachypodium_distachyon_v3.0, whole genome shotgun sequence, one genomic interval encodes:
- the LOC104583077 gene encoding uncharacterized protein LOC104583077 — MLYLSTLKKLMEPQGGYKNGSLQPSLYPLTGFVPGKSTQPLGQIELLTTFEDATNHRTELVRFDVVDLEASFNAILGRMNLNRLCTAVHHNFLCMKIPGPKGVITVCGEQSSDRKTLYRHETKCAEKGEASKSVHVLSGTGESKTDHPERYLPKPLPEAELKETHLRQ, encoded by the coding sequence atgtTGTACCTGAGCACgctaaagaagctgatggagccacaAGGAGGGTACAAGAACGGTTCCTTGCAACCGTCGCTTTACCCCCTAACCGGCTTCGTCCCAGGCAAGTCCACCCAGCCGCTTggccaaattgagctcctcacgaccttcgaAGATGCCACTAATCACCggaccgagctcgtgcgcttcgacgtggtggacctggaggcctccttcaacGCCATCCTTGGCAGAATGAACTTGAACCGCCTCTGCActgccgtccaccacaacttcctatgcatgaagatcccgggTCCAAAAGGCGTAATCACGGTCTGTGGTGAGCAATCCTCTGATAGGAAGACGCTATATCGCCACGAGACTAAGTGCGCCGAGAAGGGAGAAGCATCAAAAAGTGTCCACGTGCTCTCAGGCACAGGGGAGTCCAAGACCGATCACCCGGAGCGCTACCTCCCTAAGCCCCTTCCTGAGGCAGAGCTTAAGGAGACGCATCTCCGGCAATGA